A genomic region of Mitsuaria sp. 7 contains the following coding sequences:
- the glgB gene encoding 1,4-alpha-glucan branching protein GlgB, translating to MTTLLPDADLALLARGGHPRPWLWLGAHPVVVAGESGVRFAVWAPRASRVAVVGDFNGWSGAAHPMRRRDEHDAGIWEVFVPAASQGQFYKYEITGPDGTVLPLKADPYAFRAQLRPDNASIIEGLPAAHPLPPGRAALNRRDAPVSVYEVHAMSWRRDDLREGAGDGGNGAFPDWDFLARELPPYVAGLGFTHVELMPITEFPFDGSWGYQTLGLHAPTARLGAPDGLHRFVDACHAAGLGVLLDFVPAHFPEDPHGLAKFDGTPLYEYADPREGWHRDWHTLIYDFGKPQVQQFLCGAALFWAERYGVDGLRVDAVASMLYRDYSRPQGEWIPNIHGGTENLEAIALFKRLNEVLGREAPGVITIAEESTAFPLVSAPTSVGGLGFHYKWNMGWMNDTLHYMREQPIHRSWHHEKMSFGLVYAFSENFQLPLSHDEVVHGKGSLLCKMPGEGGDPAVHADAQRFAQLRAYFGFMWAHPGKKLLFMGQEFAQRDEWNFERALPWDLLGDPRHAGVQRLIGDLNRLYRDWPALHRLDGERDGFEWLVKDDLQHSVFAWVRRGGEGAERAGVVAVSHFTPITRVDYRLPLPHGGRWRVVLNTDAAIYGGSDAAVDGTVGATDPSHPFTAPDDDPTITLTLPPLATIFLVPA from the coding sequence ATGACGACGCTGCTGCCCGACGCCGATCTCGCGCTGCTCGCGCGCGGCGGGCATCCGCGTCCCTGGCTGTGGCTGGGCGCGCATCCCGTCGTCGTGGCGGGCGAGTCCGGCGTGCGTTTCGCCGTGTGGGCGCCGCGGGCGTCGCGCGTCGCCGTCGTCGGCGACTTCAACGGCTGGTCGGGCGCCGCGCATCCGATGCGCCGTCGCGATGAGCATGACGCCGGCATCTGGGAAGTCTTCGTGCCGGCCGCATCGCAGGGCCAGTTCTACAAGTACGAGATCACCGGGCCGGACGGCACCGTGCTGCCGCTGAAGGCCGATCCCTACGCGTTCCGCGCGCAGCTGAGGCCGGACAACGCGAGCATCATCGAAGGACTGCCCGCGGCGCATCCGTTGCCGCCAGGGCGCGCCGCGCTCAATCGTCGCGACGCGCCGGTGAGCGTGTACGAGGTCCACGCGATGTCGTGGCGTCGGGACGACCTCCGCGAGGGCGCAGGCGATGGCGGCAATGGCGCGTTTCCTGATTGGGACTTCCTTGCGCGCGAGCTCCCGCCGTACGTGGCCGGGCTCGGCTTCACGCATGTGGAGCTGATGCCGATCACCGAGTTCCCTTTCGACGGCTCATGGGGCTACCAGACGCTGGGCCTGCATGCGCCGACCGCGCGGCTGGGCGCACCCGACGGCCTGCACCGCTTCGTCGACGCCTGCCATGCGGCCGGACTCGGCGTACTGCTCGATTTCGTCCCGGCGCATTTCCCCGAGGACCCGCACGGCCTGGCGAAGTTCGACGGCACGCCGCTCTACGAATACGCCGACCCGCGCGAGGGCTGGCACCGCGACTGGCACACGCTGATCTACGACTTCGGCAAGCCGCAGGTGCAGCAGTTCCTGTGCGGCGCCGCGCTGTTCTGGGCCGAGCGCTACGGCGTCGACGGCCTGCGCGTCGACGCGGTCGCGTCGATGCTGTACCGCGACTACTCGCGCCCTCAGGGCGAGTGGATCCCCAACATCCACGGCGGCACGGAGAACCTCGAGGCCATCGCGCTGTTCAAGCGCCTCAACGAGGTGCTCGGCCGCGAGGCGCCCGGCGTGATCACGATCGCCGAGGAGTCGACCGCGTTCCCGCTCGTGTCCGCGCCGACCTCGGTCGGCGGCCTGGGCTTCCACTACAAGTGGAACATGGGCTGGATGAACGACACGCTGCACTACATGCGCGAGCAGCCCATCCACCGCTCGTGGCATCACGAGAAGATGAGCTTCGGCCTGGTCTACGCGTTCAGCGAGAACTTCCAGCTGCCGCTGTCTCACGACGAGGTGGTGCATGGGAAGGGATCGCTGCTGTGCAAGATGCCGGGCGAGGGCGGCGATCCCGCCGTCCACGCCGACGCGCAGCGCTTCGCACAGCTGCGTGCGTACTTCGGCTTCATGTGGGCGCACCCCGGCAAGAAGCTGCTGTTCATGGGCCAGGAGTTCGCGCAGCGCGACGAGTGGAACTTCGAACGCGCGTTGCCCTGGGACCTGCTCGGCGATCCGCGCCATGCCGGCGTGCAGCGGCTGATCGGGGACCTCAACCGGCTCTATCGCGACTGGCCCGCGCTGCATCGCCTCGACGGCGAGCGCGATGGCTTCGAGTGGTTGGTCAAGGACGATCTGCAGCATTCGGTCTTTGCGTGGGTCCGGCGCGGCGGCGAGGGAGCGGAACGGGCCGGCGTCGTCGCAGTCAGCCACTTCACGCCGATCACGCGCGTCGACTACCGGCTGCCATTGCCGCACGGCGGCCGCTGGCGCGTGGTGCTGAACACCGATGCGGCGATCTATGGCGGCAGCGATGCCGCCGTCGACGGCACCGTCGGCGCAACGGATCCGTCGCATCCGTTCACCGCGCCAGACGACGACCCCACCATCACCTTGACGCTGCCGCCGCTGGCGACGATCTTCCTGGTGCCGGCCTGA
- the glgX gene encoding glycogen debranching protein GlgX yields MSAPSVLSASPAPGRHEPLGATVRDGGVNFAVFSAHASRVEVCLYDEAGTTELARHALHGPVDGVWTGFLSGVQAGQRYGLRAYGPHAPREGHRFNAGKLLLDPYAREIVGEFRNLPEDHGYPFGHADGPFALDERDNGATALKARVAAPLAGPSPRASAPRHAPQDVVLYEVHVKGFSMRHPEIPEALRGSYAALAHPAAIAHFKRLGVTTLSLLPVQFAVDEPHLFGTGLRNYWGYNTLGFFAPDPRLASAAVRHDPTAVVAEFRAMVQALHEAELEVVLDVVYNHTPEGNEWGPTLSLRGLDQKSYYRLQADDPSRMENLTACGNTVNVEHPRVAQLVLDSLRFWVGEMGVDGFRFDLAPVLGRTAAGHDPQAAFYTALRQDPLLSQVHLIAEPWDAGPDGYQLGRFPGRFMEWNDKFRDAARGFWLGHGPDGQAVTRGEFARRFTASSDVFHPQGRGDEWRQRSPLAAVNFLAVHDGYTLNDLVSYSRKHNEANGEDNRDGRDGELCGNFGVEGPTDDPAIREARERARRGMLATLLLSQGTPMLYSGDEFGNGQGGNNNAYCQDNEIGWLDWPQADEALIAFTAELTRLRRAHPLLRHAQWFTAPGCVPEPPPAQGAATLRWFHPDGHEMREHEWNDGCQSTVAALLGDGRERLLLLANPDAQAVRFALPAAGEGRGEGAPPWRLLIDSSGELTPMPLSDDALIAPARSLLLCAAPSSLS; encoded by the coding sequence ATGAGCGCTCCTTCCGTCCTGTCCGCATCGCCGGCGCCTGGCCGCCATGAACCGCTGGGCGCCACCGTCCGCGACGGCGGAGTCAACTTCGCCGTGTTCTCCGCGCATGCGTCGCGCGTCGAGGTGTGCCTCTACGACGAAGCCGGCACGACAGAACTGGCGCGCCATGCGCTGCACGGTCCGGTCGACGGCGTGTGGACCGGCTTCCTCTCGGGCGTGCAGGCAGGTCAGCGCTATGGCCTGCGCGCGTACGGCCCGCACGCGCCGCGCGAGGGCCATCGCTTCAATGCCGGCAAGTTGCTGCTGGATCCGTATGCGCGCGAGATCGTCGGCGAGTTCCGCAACCTGCCCGAAGACCACGGTTATCCCTTCGGTCACGCCGACGGCCCTTTCGCGCTGGACGAGCGCGACAACGGCGCGACCGCGCTGAAGGCGCGTGTCGCCGCGCCGCTCGCCGGCCCGAGCCCGCGTGCGAGTGCGCCGCGTCATGCGCCGCAGGACGTCGTGCTCTACGAAGTCCACGTGAAGGGCTTCTCGATGCGCCATCCGGAGATCCCGGAGGCGCTGCGCGGGAGCTACGCCGCGCTCGCGCATCCGGCCGCGATCGCGCATTTCAAGCGGCTCGGCGTGACCACGCTGTCGCTGCTGCCGGTGCAGTTTGCCGTCGACGAGCCGCATCTCTTCGGCACCGGCCTGCGCAACTACTGGGGCTACAACACGCTGGGCTTCTTCGCGCCCGATCCGCGGCTGGCCTCCGCCGCGGTGCGCCACGACCCCACCGCCGTCGTCGCCGAGTTCCGCGCGATGGTCCAGGCGCTGCACGAGGCCGAGCTCGAAGTGGTGCTCGACGTCGTCTACAACCACACCCCCGAAGGCAACGAATGGGGCCCGACGCTCTCGCTGCGCGGGCTCGACCAGAAGAGCTACTACCGGCTGCAGGCCGACGATCCCTCGCGGATGGAGAACCTCACCGCCTGCGGCAACACCGTCAACGTCGAGCATCCGCGCGTGGCGCAGCTGGTGCTGGACTCGCTGCGCTTCTGGGTCGGCGAGATGGGCGTCGACGGCTTCCGCTTCGACCTCGCGCCGGTGCTCGGGCGCACGGCCGCGGGACACGATCCGCAGGCGGCGTTCTACACGGCGCTGCGGCAGGACCCGCTGCTCTCGCAGGTCCACCTGATCGCCGAGCCCTGGGACGCCGGTCCGGACGGCTATCAGCTCGGGCGCTTCCCGGGCCGCTTCATGGAGTGGAACGACAAGTTCCGCGATGCGGCGCGCGGCTTCTGGCTCGGTCACGGTCCGGACGGCCAGGCGGTCACCCGCGGTGAGTTCGCGCGGCGCTTCACCGCCTCGAGCGACGTCTTCCATCCGCAAGGGCGGGGCGACGAGTGGCGGCAGCGCTCGCCGCTCGCGGCGGTCAACTTCCTGGCCGTGCACGACGGCTACACGCTGAACGACCTCGTCAGCTACAGCCGCAAGCACAACGAGGCCAACGGCGAGGACAACCGCGACGGCCGCGACGGCGAGCTCTGCGGCAACTTCGGCGTCGAGGGGCCGACCGACGACCCCGCCATCCGCGAGGCCCGCGAGCGCGCCCGCCGCGGGATGCTCGCGACGCTGCTGCTGTCGCAGGGCACGCCGATGCTGTACTCGGGCGACGAGTTCGGCAACGGGCAGGGCGGCAACAACAACGCGTACTGCCAGGACAACGAGATCGGCTGGCTCGACTGGCCGCAGGCCGACGAGGCGCTGATCGCCTTCACCGCCGAACTGACGCGGCTGCGACGCGCGCATCCGCTGCTGCGTCATGCCCAGTGGTTTACAGCGCCGGGCTGCGTTCCCGAACCTCCTCCTGCGCAGGGCGCCGCTACCTTGCGATGGTTCCATCCCGATGGCCATGAGATGCGCGAGCACGAGTGGAACGACGGCTGCCAATCCACCGTGGCCGCGCTGCTGGGCGACGGCCGCGAGCGCCTGCTGCTGCTCGCCAATCCCGATGCGCAGGCCGTGCGCTTCGCCTTGCCC